The region GATCGCCGAAACACTCCCCGACAAAAGAGGACAGGGCCTCTACCCCGACGCGCAGCACGTCCTCGACATCATCGAGCACCTGGACGACGCCACCGACGCCCCCCTGCCCGAAGGCGTCGAGGCGGTACGCGGCATCTACGGCTTCGACCACCTCGTTCCCGGCAGCACCGTCAACCCGGCCCTTCTCATCGGCCGCACCTTCACCAGCCCCGGGTTCATGTCCGCGTCCCTGGGCTCCCGCCCCAGCGCCGCCGGGGGCTCACCTACCGACCTCATCCGCCTCGTCCTCCCGCCGGGGACACGGGGCCTGTGGGTCGGCGACCGCAGTCTCCACCCCCACGAGCGCGAGGTCATCCTGGCCCGCGGCACGACCTACCGCATCGTCTCCTACGAACCCTGGGGCCGCGGCTACGTCCTGTACGCCGAGGTCGTGCCCCCGGAGCACACCGCGCCGCCTCCGACCGAGACGGCGGAGGAAGCGGACACCGAGGAGCCGGCCGACGGAGAGGGTACGCCCACGGTCGTGCCCGTTGGCCCGCCCGGGACCTCGCCGACGCAGTCCGACCAGGAGCGCCAGGAAACGCTGAACAGCATGTTCTCCGACGCCCTGACCCCGCCGCCCCCACCCCCGGGCGGCCCGGAGCACACCGATTCCACGGCCGGGGAGGAACCGCGCGGATAGCGGCCCCCGCAGGCCCCGCCCGGGTCCGCCGGGATCACAGGGAGGCAGCAAGCTCCCTGAGGTGATCACGACTGGCGGCCTCGTTCAGGGCGTGCTCGGTGAGGACCGCGTGGATGTCACGGTACTGGCCGACCTCTTCGGGGTCGGTGATCACCAGTTCCCGCGTGAAGGTCTCGACAATGACGGTGGGATCATCGGGGATCTCGAACAGCAGAAACCCATTGCTCTGAAGGTGGCCGAAGGACGAGGACAGGGGCAGGACGCGCAGCGTGACGTTGGTGAGCGTGGCGACCGAGAGCAGACGGTCCACCTGGGCGGCCAGCAGGTCCGCGTCGTGGGGGTGCCAGCGCAGCGCGGCCTCGGTGAGCGTGAACTCGAAGCGCCGATCGGGTTCGTAGAGTGCCTCTTGCCTGCGCATCCTCGCCGCGACGGCCTCGGGGATGTCACGCCGACCGGAGAGGTCGACGGCGCTGAGCACCTGCCGTGCGTACTCGGCGGTCTGCAACAGACCGGGCACCAGGGAGGGCTGGAAGGAACGAACGACCTCGGCGCGCTGCTCCAGCGCCCGGACTCCCTCCTGGCCGGCACGGAGTCCCCGAGCGTGCACCACTCTCCAGTGGCGGGACTCCACCAGTACGGCTTCGGCCAGTTCGGAGCTATGCCGCGCCACATCCTTCGAGACGCGGCAGGCATCCACCCAGGCCTTGACGTCATCGGTGGTGGGCCTAGTGCGACCGTTCTCGATCTTGGAGACCTTCGACTGCGACCAGCCCAGAACGTCGGCCAGCTCCTGTCCGGCCAGACCGCTGTTCAGCCGAGCGGACCTCAGCAAGGAGGCGAGCTCTTTTCTAGCACTGTCAGTCCTCTTGCCCGGATATGCGGACTCCTCCATGGCATTCCCGTTCGAGTCTTGCCATTTGATGATGGCAGTCGAATAGAACAGGCAACCAGACTAACCGTACGCGTGGCCTTCTCGATCTTGGGAGCTCGCAATGGTGAACACGATGACGCTCTCCCACAGATGGCCCGAACCCGATGCTCTGGTCGGCCGTGTCCGCCCCGCGTAGCCGACAGGCCGAGGCGAGGGCCCCGCGATCATCTCCGGCGTCTCCTGAAGGCGTCGCCCCTCGCGCCTCCGGCCGACGCGCCGCCGGATTCCTGTCTCTGGCCGTCGATAATCTGCGACGAACAGCCCGAACTCATCCCGAGCGGCAGGCCGGGCTCCGGCAGGCGCACGCCGACGGCGATCACCGACCTCACCGAGCTGTCACGCATGACTCGATCAACCCACGAAGAAGGGCAGGGCCGCCATGCTGACACAGGTCGCGGAAGGTGTGCTGATCCACCGAAGCGAGTTGCTCCGGAACAACACCGTTGTCGTGCAAGGCCGGGAGGGTGTGCTGCTCATCGACCCCGGGCTCACCGACGGCGAACTGACCTGCCTTGCGAACGACCTGTCCGAGACGGGCCGCCCCGTCGTGGCGGGCTTCTCCACGCACCCTGATTGGGATCACGTGCTCTGGCACGCCGACCTCGGCGACGTTCCCCGTTACGGCACAGCCCGCTGCGCGGCCGCCATGCGGGTCGTGCGGTCGGAAGCGGACTGGAAGGCCCGCGCCGCCGAGGGGCTGCCGCCGGAGATCGCCGAGGAGACACCGCTGGACCTGTACGGCCTCATCACCGGTCTGCCCGCCGGAACCGTGCGGATCCCCTGGGACGGCCCCGAAGTCCGGATCATCGAGCATCCGGCGCATTCCCCGGGCCATGCGGCGCTGCTGATCGCGGAGCGCGGGGTGCTGGTGGCCGGCGACATGCTGTCCGACGTCTTCGTTCCGATGCTCGACGACTTCAACGGCGCCGGTGACCCGATCGAGGACTACCTCGTCGGACTGCGACGGCTCGAGGACGTGGCGGACGACGTCGATGTCCTCATCCCCGGACACGGGTCCGTCTGCGGGGCCGATCAGGTACACGCACGGATCGAACAGGACCGCGCGTACCTACACGCCCTGCGTGACGGCGGTGTCCCCGACGACCCGCGGATCGACTCGCCCGAGCCCGGCTGGGAATGGGTGGGCGACATCCACGCAGGACAACTCCAGCGGCTCGCACAAAGGAGAACGACATGAACCGCGGGGTGGGGACCGCGTCGCAGGGTGCGTGAGCGCCCCGGCGGGCGGAAACGCCTGTGCGTGGGCGTGGCCTTGTCCAGGGCTGCTCACAGCCCGGCGATCCGCCGGGGCGCACGGCCGGTGGCAGGCCGGTGGGCTCCGCACTCATCCGCTCGACGTCGGCCTTGGCGAAGGCCGCCGCACGGCCTTCGCCGCGGGGGTTTCCCACCCGCTTGGAAACCTCAGCCACAGCCGGGAGGCGAACCGCTTCCTCTGCCCCAAGGGGGTGAAGGCCGCAAGTGGTCTCCCGCCCCGGCCCGAAAGGTCTCCCATGCCCTTTCAACGCTGTGGTGGGTGACGGGTGGGCCTGCCGGGGGCCGAGCCACCGCTGGAGGGCGGATCATCTCCTTCGACCCCAGGGGAGGGGGGTGAGCATCCCGTCGCCCCGGACACACGGGGGTGAAGGCCGCGCGTACCTGTCGGCCCCGGCCGCAGGGGGTTGTCCACCCGACTGGGTCCCTCAGCCACAGCCGGAAGGTGAACCGCCTTCTGCGCCGCAGGGGGTTTCCCACCCGACCGGGAGCTCCGCCCCAGCCGTGTCAGGCCAGTGGGGTGCCCGGCCATAGGGGGTCTTCGCCGAGGTAGTTGTAGGTTTCCAAGAGCTCGGCCGCTTGGGAACGGCGGTCCGCGCCGGGTGGGCCCGGCCCCGGCCGCAGTCGGCGCACGGCAGACCACCAGGGGGAATCGTTGGGCGCGCGTGGCGGGTGGTGGGGGTGTGACTGCCGGAGCCGGGTGCACCCGGAGCGCGCACACCCGCACCGCCTGGAAAGGTTGGGGGCGCCGACGGCGGTGAAGGGGCTCCACGCTGGTGCCTACTCCCGCGGATGACCGCGGTACGGACGGGAGCGGGGGTGAAAGCCGCACGCACCCGCGACCCCGGCCCCAGACCGGGCACAGGACCGCGCACCTCAGCCCAGGGGGTGAAGGCCGCACACACCCGCGGCATCAACCCGAGGGGGTGAGGAAGGAGGAACCGCGACCTCCGCCCCAGGGGGTGTTGCCGCACGTTCCCGCGGCCCCGGCCACAGACCGGACACCGGACCGCACACCTCAGCCCCAGGAGGTGAAGGCCGCGCGCACCCGCAGCCCCGAGCCCCAGGGGGTGTGGGAAGGAAGAACCGCGACCCCCGCCCCAGAGGGGTATGGCCGCACCCACCCGCAACCCCGACCCCAGGCTCGCCAACCCTCTACCGGACGCCAAACAGCTGATGCTGTTCCGTAACATCCCGACGTCGGATTCCCGGACTCTGGCCGAAGCGCTGACAGGGGTACGAGAGTCGGTCAGCAAGCACAACCTCGCCCGCGTGTACGCGGCCCTCACCCCTGGAAGGGGATGATCCCGGTGGCCTTGGTGGAGATCGAGCGCAAGCGTGTTCTGGAGGAACGCGGGGCGCTGGAACGGCGCTTGGAAGAGTCGGGCTTCGCCTCCGCCGGTTCGGCGGTGGAGGTCGACACCTACTACAGCCGCCCTGACGTCGACTTCCTGGAGACGGTCGAGTGCCTGCGGGTCCGGGCGAAGGAGGACCGGTGCGAGATCACCTACAAGCCGGCCTCCGACGGGAACACCAGCAGCGCCGAGGGGGTCATCGCCAAGCGGGAGACGAACGTGGCGCTGGCCGATGGAGGAGAGGCCGAACACGCGCATCGGTTGTTGGAGGCGTTGGGCATGGTGCTGCTGGTTCGGGTGGAGAAGGTGCGCACCTGTTATCGGGCGCCGAGGCGGCCGGGACTGGCTGTAGTGGTGGACGAGGTCGCGGGTGTGGGCTCGTTCGTGGAGACCGAGATCGTGTCCGCGGACGCCTGGGAGGAGGTCGCGCGCCGGTTGGAGGAGACGGAACGGCTTCTGGGGTTGGAGGCTCTTCCGGTGGTAGCGGTGCCGTACCGGGATCTGGTGTTGGCGGCGGCGAAAGAGGGTTCTGGGAGTGTTGTGAAGCGATGAGGTCGTGAAGTCGTGCAGGCGGGGCGTCGTCTGATGACGTCTGTGGGATGCGGGTGCGGTCTACTCGGTGGCGCCGTGTGGGGGGTGCGGTTCTTCCTATGGGCTGGGGGCGGGGTCGCGGGGACGTACCGCTTTCACCCCCTGGGGCGGGGGTCGCGGGCCCTCCTTCCCACACCCCCTGGGGTGGAGGTGCGCGGTCCTGTGTCCGGGCTGGGGCTGGGGTCGCGGGAACGTGCGGCAACACCCCCTAGGGCGGGGGTTCCGGTTCTTCCTTCCCACACCCCCTGGGGCGGAGGTGCGCGGTCCTGTGTCCGGGCTGGGGCTGGGGTTGCGGGAACGTTCGGCAACACCCTCTGGGGCGGGGGTTGCGGTCCTTCCTTCCCACACCCCCTGGGGCTCGGAGCTGTGGGTGCGTGCGGCTTTCACCCCCGGCACTGACCGGTACCGCGGTCATCCGCGGGAGTAGGCACCAGCGTGGAGCCCCCGCACCGCCGCCGGCGCCCCCAACCTTTCCAACCGGTGCAGGTGTGCGCACCTCGCGCGGACCCGCCCCCGGAAAGCGCACCCCCACCGCCCACGATGTGCGCCCAACGAAACCGCCCGGTGGTCTGCCGGACGCCGACTGCGCGGGGACGGATCCACGCTCCGCGACTGTACCTTCACAGGCGATCGGGCTCTTGGAAACCAGTCACCTGTGGCTGCGACCACAGACCGCCGTTCCCAGATGGCGGACGTCTTGGAAACCTCACAGTCCGCCTCACCCCCTGGAGCCCGGGCCGAGTACCGCCCTACCCCAACCCCCTGGGGCCGGGGCGGGAAGCCACCCGCGGCCCTCACCCCCTGCGGCGGAGGAAGCAGCGATGCCCTCCGGCAGTGGCTCAGGGCCCCGGTCAGGTGAGAAACCCCCTGCGGCGGAGGTAGCGGTTCGCCCTCCGGCTGTGGGTGAGGGGCCCGGCCGGGTGGGAACCCCCTGGGCTGCGGGTGTGGTGTCCACGGTGTCCGCCCCGGGAGGCGACTCCCCGTGTACACCCGCGCGTTGCCGGGCGCATGGGTGCCGATCACCCGGCGGGGCTAGAACGTGGCCGGGGGACGTGTGCGGTTCCGGTCAGGCGGGGCCGCGCCCCCGTACGGGAAGGAACGCCGATGTCCGACGACCACCTGACAGTGCTGCCGGAAGATATGGCGCGGGCCGGTGAGGACCTGCGCGAACCCGGTCGGCTCGTGCGCGAGGCCTTCGCCCGGCTGCGGACGGCCCGGCAGTCCCTCGGGGCGGTCTGGGGGTCGGGCGATGACATCTCGGAGTCCCTGACGAAGAACCTCACCCCCATGATCGAGACGCTGGACGAGTACGGCGAGGCGCTGCCCACGGCTTTCGACCAGGCGGCCGACCGGACGCTCCAGATGGCCCGCAACTACGAGGTCAGCGAGGACTACGCCTTCGACGTCAGCAGCGACCTGGGCTCCGGGTCGGGCTACGGCGGGGGTGGTGGCGGCCGCAACGGCTGACGGTCCGGGTGAGGCCCGGGACGCCGAGGGGCGGCCCCCTGGAGGGGGCCGCCCCTCGGCGTCGTGGGACCGGTGCGGGTCAGCCGTCGTCGCGCGGCTTCCAGGTGCGTCCCCGGCCCGCCTTGCGGGGCTTGGCGGGCTGGGGGCGGTAGGCCGGGGAAGCCTCCTCCTCGGCCATCGGAGTGGGCTCCGCGTCGCGCGGCTCCGCCCGGTCGCGGACGACCGCCCTGCGGCGCGGACGGGCGGCGGCCGCCGCCGGGGCCCGTTCCGGTCGGGTGCCGGGGGCCGGTGCCACGGGGCCGGCCGGGACCGGTACGGACACGGGCTCGGCCGCCTGCTGTTCCGGGGCCTCCGGACGGTCCACGCGGACCACGCGGACCCGGCCTGCCTTGCGGCCGGGGGCGCGCTCGTGGCGGACCCGGGTCCTCTGCTCCTCCTTCGGGGCGGGAGCCGCGGGGGCTGCGGGAGCCGCGGGAGCGGCGGGTGGGGACGGAGGTGCGGGCGGGGCCTGGGCGGCGGCCTCGGGTGCCTCTCCCCCGGCCTTGGGTTTCTCTTCCCCGGTCTCGGCGCCGTCCGTGTCGGGGGGCGTGACGGCGGGAGTGTCCCGCACGGGCTCCGGGGTTTCGGCCGGAGCGGGCGCGGGAGCGGCCGCGGGGCTCTCCGGTGCCGGGGTCGCCCCGTTGAGGGCGGCGAAGGCGTCCCCCTGCTCAGCGGGGGTATCGCGTGAGCTCCGACGGCCGGTCGGGGACGCGTCGGCGTCCTCCTGCCCGGTGGTGGTGCCGACCTCGGCGGGCGGGGCGGCCGGGGCTTCGGCGGCCGTGTTCTCGTGAGGACCCGGGGCGTCGTCGGGCTCCGGTGTGCCGGGGGCCTCAGCGGTCGTGGTGGCGGAGTCGTCCGGGGCCGTTTCTCGGACGGGCTCTTCCGGGACGGGGGTCTCGTCCCACCAGGAGTCGTCCTCGGCATCCGCCGTGGTGGTCGTGTCAGCCGCGGTGGTCGTGTCCGTCGTCGGCCTGTGCGCGGGGGTGTCCGTGGCGGTCTCGGCGTACTCCCCCTCGCGGAGCGCCCGGAAGGCGGCGTCCACGGTGGCCCCGTCGTCCGGGGCGGGTTCGGGGTCCAGAGCTGGTTCGGGCTCCAGGGCGGTGGTGGTCTCCCCGTCGTCGTCGGCCGTGGTGCCGGCCGCGGCCTCCTCCTCCCAGGCGCGGGTGAGCCGTTCCCAGGCGGCGTCGTCGCCCACCCGGACGAAGGCGTCGTCATCGTCCCAGTCCTCCGCGACCAGCACCGGGCGCGGCTCGGCGGCCCCCCGGTTCCGGGAGGACGGCCGTACCGGCCGCTCCGACCCCGAGTGGTCCGCCGCGTGGTGGGCGTGCACGGCCGCGTGGACCTCCTCGGCCGTCGAGCCCGGCCAGGAGCAGTGGAACAGGGTGGCCAGCGGCTGGCTGGTCTGCGAGATGAGCCCGTCCGCGTCGATCGTGCAGTTGCCGCCCAGCGGCCAGCTCCCGAGGATGACGGCGGTGACGCCGCGGTGCTGCCCGTGCAGCAGGAGGCCGGACAGGGCGTGCTCGTGCTGGGCCTCGGGCGCGGAGATGATCAGGGCGAGCGGGGCCCGGTCCTCCTCGGCCATGGCGTGGAGTTCGGTGGCGAGCACCGCCAGCGCGTCCTCCGTTCCGGGGACCAGGGTGACCGGCTCGCACGGGCGGTCGCGCAGCAGGTCGCGGCCGGTCTCGCCGAGCAGCCGGACGGCCTCGTCCTCGGTGATGAGGATCCGCACCGCGAGGGGTTCGGTCGGGTCGAGGGCGTTGGCGATCAGGCGCCGGGCCGCCCCGTCCGCCCCCTTGCCGGTGAGGCCCAGGCCGGGGACGTGGTCGAGTTCGACGGTGACCCGCTCGTCGATCTCGGCGCCGGGCTCGGGGCGCGGCGGGACCGGCGGCAGCGCCAGGCGGCGCGGGCGGCCGGTGAGGCGCCGGGGCAGGCTGAGCGCCATCCTGGGGACGAAGGAGCCGCGCTTGCCCAGGAGGTAGCCCCCGGCGAGGCCGGCGAACCCCACGAACCCGGCGACCGCGCCGTCGGGGATCTCCAGGACGACGACGCGGGGGCCGTCGTCCTCGACGGCGGCGGCGTTCTCCACGGTGATGAGGGACCGGTCGGCCTCCTCCTCCGCCGCGGCGGCGCCGTCAGCGGCGTCGTCGCCGGTCTCCTCCGGGGCCGTGTCCGTGCCGGCCTCCTCCTGCGGGGCCGGGGTAGAGGCGGGAGCGGACGCGGGGGCGAGGGTGTAGGCGATCTCGACGCGGCGCTGGCTCTCGGCGGGCCCCTCCACCGGCTGCTCGGCCCCCCTGCCCGTGACCTCGGTGTCCGGGGCGTCCTCCCCGAGCTCCTCCTCCAGGTAGTCGGCCACCGCCTGGGCCCGCTCCCGGGACAGCTCCCGGTTGCGGTCGGCGTTGCCGCTGGGGTCGGCGTGCCCGGTGATCGCGACGGGGACGTTCTCGTCCCAGTGGTCCCCCAGCATCTCGACGGTGGGGGCGAGGTCCTCCCGCATCCGCTCGGTCAGCTCGGCCGATCCGACCGCGAACCCGCTGATGGTGCGGGTGCGCTCCACCGGCCCCTGCTCCGCGGTCTCCTGCGGGGCCGCGGGGGCGCTCTCCTCCCGGTCCGGCGACTCCTCGTCCTGGGCGACGGTGTCGGCGAAGGCGGCGGCGGGGGTGACCGCGGTGGCCGCGACGGCGGTGGCGGCGATGGCCTGGAGCGGTCCGAACGGGCGCAGGCGCAGGGGCACGCCCCGCAGGCGGGCCACGGCCTCGGCGGCGAGAGCCAGGGCGAACATCCCCCACAGCGCCCACAGCGCGGTGATCAGCACGGCGGCGGGCACGCCCGGGGGCAGCCGCCAGCCGCGCAGGTGGGCGAGAGCGACGTCCCAGGAGGGGAGCGTGTCGGGCCAGGCGGCGTGCCACAGCAGGACGTAGGGGACGCCGACGAGGAAGGCGAGCGCGAACACGGCCGCGCCGAGCCTGTTCAGTGGATGCATGTCCGCCTCACAAAGGTGCTCAGGGGGTCGTCGTCTGTGTGTAGGGACGTGCCGTGGCGGTCGTCTCGACGGTGGTCGATCCGGCCGGGACGAGGGTGAAGGAGTAGGACATCGTGCAGGTGACGGTGACGGTGTCGCCGGAGACGCTGACGGTCCCGGTGGCCCCGGCGGAGGAGAGGAAGGCCTGGGCGGCGGCGGAG is a window of Nocardiopsis changdeensis DNA encoding:
- a CDS encoding OmpA family protein; protein product: MHPLNRLGAAVFALAFLVGVPYVLLWHAAWPDTLPSWDVALAHLRGWRLPPGVPAAVLITALWALWGMFALALAAEAVARLRGVPLRLRPFGPLQAIAATAVAATAVTPAAAFADTVAQDEESPDREESAPAAPQETAEQGPVERTRTISGFAVGSAELTERMREDLAPTVEMLGDHWDENVPVAITGHADPSGNADRNRELSRERAQAVADYLEEELGEDAPDTEVTGRGAEQPVEGPAESQRRVEIAYTLAPASAPASTPAPQEEAGTDTAPEETGDDAADGAAAAEEEADRSLITVENAAAVEDDGPRVVVLEIPDGAVAGFVGFAGLAGGYLLGKRGSFVPRMALSLPRRLTGRPRRLALPPVPPRPEPGAEIDERVTVELDHVPGLGLTGKGADGAARRLIANALDPTEPLAVRILITEDEAVRLLGETGRDLLRDRPCEPVTLVPGTEDALAVLATELHAMAEEDRAPLALIISAPEAQHEHALSGLLLHGQHRGVTAVILGSWPLGGNCTIDADGLISQTSQPLATLFHCSWPGSTAEEVHAAVHAHHAADHSGSERPVRPSSRNRGAAEPRPVLVAEDWDDDDAFVRVGDDAAWERLTRAWEEEAAAGTTADDDGETTTALEPEPALDPEPAPDDGATVDAAFRALREGEYAETATDTPAHRPTTDTTTAADTTTTADAEDDSWWDETPVPEEPVRETAPDDSATTTAEAPGTPEPDDAPGPHENTAAEAPAAPPAEVGTTTGQEDADASPTGRRSSRDTPAEQGDAFAALNGATPAPESPAAAPAPAPAETPEPVRDTPAVTPPDTDGAETGEEKPKAGGEAPEAAAQAPPAPPSPPAAPAAPAAPAAPAPKEEQRTRVRHERAPGRKAGRVRVVRVDRPEAPEQQAAEPVSVPVPAGPVAPAPGTRPERAPAAAAARPRRRAVVRDRAEPRDAEPTPMAEEEASPAYRPQPAKPRKAGRGRTWKPRDDG
- a CDS encoding MBL fold metallo-hydrolase codes for the protein MLTQVAEGVLIHRSELLRNNTVVVQGREGVLLIDPGLTDGELTCLANDLSETGRPVVAGFSTHPDWDHVLWHADLGDVPRYGTARCAAAMRVVRSEADWKARAAEGLPPEIAEETPLDLYGLITGLPAGTVRIPWDGPEVRIIEHPAHSPGHAALLIAERGVLVAGDMLSDVFVPMLDDFNGAGDPIEDYLVGLRRLEDVADDVDVLIPGHGSVCGADQVHARIEQDRAYLHALRDGGVPDDPRIDSPEPGWEWVGDIHAGQLQRLAQRRTT
- the cyaB gene encoding class IV adenylate cyclase, with amino-acid sequence MEIERKRVLEERGALERRLEESGFASAGSAVEVDTYYSRPDVDFLETVECLRVRAKEDRCEITYKPASDGNTSSAEGVIAKRETNVALADGGEAEHAHRLLEALGMVLLVRVEKVRTCYRAPRRPGLAVVVDEVAGVGSFVETEIVSADAWEEVARRLEETERLLGLEALPVVAVPYRDLVLAAAKEGSGSVVKR
- a CDS encoding helix-turn-helix domain-containing protein produces the protein MLRSARLNSGLAGQELADVLGWSQSKVSKIENGRTRPTTDDVKAWVDACRVSKDVARHSSELAEAVLVESRHWRVVHARGLRAGQEGVRALEQRAEVVRSFQPSLVPGLLQTAEYARQVLSAVDLSGRRDIPEAVAARMRRQEALYEPDRRFEFTLTEAALRWHPHDADLLAAQVDRLLSVATLTNVTLRVLPLSSSFGHLQSNGFLLFEIPDDPTVIVETFTRELVITDPEEVGQYRDIHAVLTEHALNEAASRDHLRELAASL